In Amycolatopsis sp. EV170708-02-1, the following are encoded in one genomic region:
- the acnA gene encoding aconitate hydratase AcnA, producing MTAPASKDSFGAKDTLKVGDASYEVFRLNKVEGSQRLPYSLKILLENLLRTEDGANITADHIRALGNWDAKADPSIEIQFTPARVIMQDFTGVPCVVDLATMREAVTDLGGDPDKVNPLAPAELVIDHSVIIDVFGRADAFERNVEIEYERNRERYQFLRWGQGAFDEFKVVPPGTGIVHQVNIEHLARTVMARNGQAYPDSCVGTDSHTTMVNGLGVLGWGVGGIEAEAAMLGQPVSMLIPRVVGFKLTGEIPTGVTATDVVLTITEMLRKHGVVSKFVEFYGESVGAVPLANRATIGNMSPEFGSTAAIFPIDEETVRYLKLTGRSEEQVALVEAYAKEQGLWHDPSHEPEYSEYIELDLSTVVPSIAGPKRPQDRIELTDAKNSFRKSIHDYVGGEEVPHTNVDETVEETFPASDPAALSFKDEDAVEIQSAANGHTGRPTNPIKVTSADRGEFILDHGAVVIASITSCTNTSNPSVMLGAALLARNAVDKGLSVKPWVKTSMAPGSQVVTDYYDKAGLWPYLEKLGYHLVGYGCTTCIGNSGPLSDEISAAIQENDLTAVSVLSGNRNFEGRINPDVKMNYLASPPLVIAYALAGTMDFDFEAQPLGQDSDGNDVFLKDIWPSAKEIQETIDYAITQEMFTKDYADVFDGGERWKSLPTPEGKTFDWDAESTYVRKPPYFEGMQAEPAPVTDISGARVLAKLGDSVTTDHISPAGAIKPGTPAAQYLTEHGVEKKDFNSYGSRRGNHEVMIRGTFANIRLRNQLLDDVQGGYTRDFTQDDAPQAFIYDAAQNYAAQDIPLVVLGGKEYGSGSSRDWAAKGTRLLGVRAVITESFERIHRSNLIGMGVIPLQFPAGESASSLGLDGTETFDISGITKLNDGETPRTVHVTATKTDGTKVEFDADVRIDTPGEADYYRNGGILQYVLRKMTQA from the coding sequence CTCCCAGCGCCTTCCCTACAGCCTGAAGATCCTGCTCGAGAACCTGCTGCGGACCGAGGACGGCGCGAACATCACGGCCGACCACATCCGCGCGCTCGGCAACTGGGACGCCAAGGCCGACCCGTCGATCGAGATCCAGTTCACGCCCGCCCGCGTGATCATGCAGGACTTCACCGGTGTCCCCTGCGTCGTCGACCTCGCCACCATGCGCGAGGCCGTCACCGACCTCGGCGGCGACCCGGACAAGGTGAACCCGCTCGCCCCCGCCGAGCTGGTCATCGACCACTCCGTCATCATCGACGTCTTCGGCCGCGCCGACGCCTTCGAGCGCAACGTCGAGATCGAGTACGAGCGCAACCGCGAGCGCTACCAGTTCCTCCGCTGGGGCCAGGGCGCCTTCGACGAGTTCAAGGTCGTCCCGCCGGGCACCGGCATTGTGCACCAGGTCAACATCGAGCACCTCGCGCGCACGGTGATGGCCCGCAACGGCCAGGCGTACCCCGACTCCTGTGTCGGCACCGACTCGCACACCACGATGGTCAACGGCCTCGGCGTGCTGGGCTGGGGCGTCGGCGGCATCGAGGCCGAGGCCGCCATGCTGGGCCAGCCGGTCTCCATGCTCATCCCGCGCGTCGTGGGCTTCAAGCTCACCGGCGAGATCCCGACCGGCGTGACCGCCACCGACGTCGTGCTCACCATCACCGAGATGCTGCGCAAGCACGGCGTGGTCAGCAAGTTCGTCGAGTTCTACGGCGAGAGCGTCGGCGCGGTGCCGCTGGCCAACCGCGCCACCATCGGCAACATGAGCCCCGAGTTCGGCTCCACCGCGGCGATCTTCCCGATCGACGAGGAGACCGTCCGCTACCTCAAGCTCACCGGCCGCTCCGAGGAGCAGGTCGCGCTCGTCGAGGCCTACGCCAAGGAGCAGGGCCTCTGGCACGACCCGTCGCACGAGCCGGAGTACTCCGAGTACATCGAGCTGGACCTGTCGACGGTCGTCCCGTCGATCGCCGGCCCGAAGCGCCCGCAGGACCGCATCGAGCTCACCGACGCGAAGAACTCGTTCCGCAAGTCGATCCACGACTACGTGGGCGGCGAAGAGGTCCCGCACACCAACGTGGACGAGACCGTCGAGGAGACCTTCCCGGCCAGCGACCCGGCCGCCCTCTCCTTCAAGGACGAGGACGCCGTCGAGATCCAGTCGGCGGCGAACGGCCACACCGGCCGCCCGACCAACCCGATCAAGGTCACCAGCGCCGACCGCGGCGAGTTCATCCTCGACCACGGCGCCGTGGTGATCGCCTCGATCACCTCGTGCACCAACACCTCCAACCCGTCGGTCATGCTCGGCGCGGCGCTGCTCGCGCGGAACGCGGTCGACAAGGGCCTCTCGGTCAAGCCGTGGGTCAAGACCTCGATGGCGCCGGGTTCGCAGGTCGTCACCGACTACTACGACAAGGCCGGCCTCTGGCCGTACCTGGAGAAGCTGGGCTACCACCTGGTCGGCTACGGCTGCACCACCTGCATCGGCAACTCCGGCCCGCTGTCGGACGAGATCTCCGCGGCGATCCAGGAGAACGACCTCACCGCGGTTTCGGTGCTCTCGGGCAACCGGAACTTCGAAGGCCGCATCAACCCCGACGTGAAGATGAACTACCTCGCGTCGCCGCCGCTGGTCATCGCGTACGCGCTCGCCGGCACGATGGACTTCGACTTCGAGGCCCAGCCGCTCGGCCAGGACTCCGACGGCAACGACGTCTTCCTGAAGGACATCTGGCCCTCGGCCAAGGAGATCCAGGAGACCATCGACTACGCGATCACGCAGGAGATGTTCACCAAGGACTACGCCGACGTCTTCGACGGTGGCGAGCGGTGGAAGTCGCTGCCGACCCCCGAAGGCAAGACCTTCGACTGGGACGCGGAGTCCACCTACGTCCGGAAGCCCCCGTACTTCGAGGGCATGCAGGCGGAGCCCGCCCCGGTCACCGACATCTCCGGCGCGCGCGTGCTGGCGAAGCTGGGCGACTCGGTCACCACCGACCACATCTCCCCCGCCGGCGCGATCAAGCCGGGCACCCCGGCCGCGCAGTACCTGACCGAGCACGGCGTGGAGAAGAAGGACTTCAACTCCTACGGCTCGCGTCGCGGTAACCACGAGGTCATGATCCGCGGCACCTTCGCGAACATCCGGCTGCGCAACCAGCTGCTGGACGACGTGCAGGGCGGCTACACCCGCGACTTCACCCAGGACGACGCCCCGCAGGCGTTCATCTACGACGCGGCGCAGAACTACGCGGCGCAGGACATCCCGCTGGTCGTCCTGGGCGGCAAGGAGTACGGCTCCGGATCGTCGCGTGACTGGGCGGCCAAGGGCACGCGCCTGCTGGGCGTGCGCGCGGTGATCACCGAGTCGTTCGAGCGCATCCACCGGTCGAACCTGATCGGCATGGGCGTCATCCCGCTGCAGTTCCCGGCGGGCGAGTCGGCCTCGTCGCTCGGCCTCGACGGCACCGAGACGTTCGACATCTCGGGCATCACGAAGCTGAACGACGGCGAGACCCCGCGCACGGTCCACGTCACCGCGACGAAGACCGACGGCACCAAGGTGGAGTTCGACGCGGACGTCCGCATCGACACCCCGGGTGAGGCGGACTACTACCGCAACGGCGGCATCCTGCAGTACGTCCTGCGGAAGATGACGCAGGCGTAA
- a CDS encoding alpha/beta fold hydrolase, with protein MPHGRIPVENGELAYEIRGEGDPVVLLHGGILDSRMWDAEMAALERHHTAIRYDARGHGDSSTPTERFKHYEDLRELMTALELPRASLVGLSGGGRIAVDFALTYPDLVENLVLVATGLSAMVTKDPFVLEQNKKLEEAGTPGDLPAAIECILRMWVDGPRRAPTDVDQRVRGLCQEMYTQTVVRHRLTGFTLMDELRAVERTGELIPRTLTLAGDLDSSDILAIADQIEREARDARKLVVPGVAHMINLEKPAEFSRILLDFLACS; from the coding sequence ATGCCCCATGGTCGAATCCCGGTCGAGAACGGCGAGCTCGCGTACGAGATCCGCGGCGAGGGTGATCCCGTCGTCCTGCTCCACGGCGGGATACTCGATTCCCGGATGTGGGACGCCGAGATGGCGGCGCTCGAACGGCACCACACCGCCATCCGGTACGACGCGCGCGGACACGGCGACTCCTCGACGCCGACGGAGCGCTTCAAGCACTACGAGGATCTCCGTGAGCTGATGACCGCGCTGGAACTCCCCCGCGCTTCACTGGTCGGGCTGTCCGGCGGCGGGCGGATCGCGGTCGATTTCGCGCTGACGTATCCGGATCTGGTCGAGAACCTCGTCCTCGTCGCCACCGGGCTCAGCGCGATGGTGACGAAGGATCCCTTCGTCTTGGAACAGAACAAGAAACTCGAAGAGGCGGGCACGCCGGGCGATCTCCCCGCCGCCATCGAATGCATCCTGCGCATGTGGGTGGACGGGCCCCGGCGAGCGCCCACCGACGTCGATCAGCGAGTCCGTGGGCTGTGCCAGGAGATGTACACCCAGACCGTCGTTCGGCACAGGCTGACCGGCTTCACGCTGATGGACGAGCTACGGGCCGTCGAGCGCACCGGCGAGCTGATCCCGCGCACCTTGACCTTGGCGGGGGATCTGGATTCCTCGGACATCCTCGCCATCGCGGACCAGATCGAAAGAGAGGCACGCGACGCCCGGAAACTGGTCGTCCCCGGGGTCGCGCACATGATCAACCTGGAGAAGCCCGCCGAGTTCTCCCGGATACTGCTGGACTTCCTGGCCTGCTCGTGA